One Nerophis lumbriciformis linkage group LG19, RoL_Nlum_v2.1, whole genome shotgun sequence DNA segment encodes these proteins:
- the LOC133618939 gene encoding E3 ubiquitin-protein ligase RNF126-like isoform X2 gives MDSDLEDFTCPHCELGFIEALPDETRSGDSSPFASSRSGPTRASFELNVDHHQHLPTFPSGYSPFALGIFNENFGLRTWLLTEDNNRETEIRQEPEMASRQRYSPQSAQHGPHQEGVPSLEGILQQLVTAMSNIGIAPTAMPNIGIAPTAMPNIGIASTAMPNIGIASTAMPNIGMAPWGMLHSNPMDYAWGANGLDAIVTQLLNQFENTGPPPADGERIKRLPTISVTEEHVGAGLECPVCKEDYSAGERVRQLPCNHLFHNDCIVPWLEQHDTCPVCRKSLNGQNTATNPPAISGMNFSSSPGNENASSNS, from the exons atggactcggacttggag GACTTCACATGTCCGCACTGTGAGTTAGGATTCATTGAGGCATTGCCAGATGAAACGAG AAGTGGAGATAGCTCCCCATTTGCATCGTCCAGAAGCGGTCCGACACGGGCCTCATTTGAG CTGAACGTGGATCACCACCAGCACTTGCCTACCTTTCCTTCTGGGTACAGTCCGTTTGCTCTTGGGATTTTCAATGAGAACTTTGGACTAAGAACTTGGCTACTCACAGAAGATAATAACCGAGAGACAGAAATCCGCCAGGAACCAGAAATGGCGTCACGGCAACGATACAGCCCACAGTCTGCGCAACATGGTCCGCACCAAGAAGGAGTTCCCTCGTTGGAGGG AATTCTCCAGCAGCTAGTTACAGCCATGTCAAATATCGGAATAGCACCAACAGCCATGCCAAATATCGGAATAGCACCAACAGCTATGCCGAATATTGGAATAGCATCGACAGCCATGCCGAATATTGGAATAGCATCAACAGCCATGCCGAATATTGGAATGGCACCATG GGGTATGCTTCATTCTAACCCAATGGACTATGCCTGGGGTGCCAATGGACTGGATGCCATCGTAACGCAG CTGCTGAATCAGTTTGAAAACACGGGTCCTCCTCCTGCAGATGGAGAAAGGATAAAACGTTTGCCCACCATCTCCGTTACAGAGGAACACGTGG GCGCCGGTTTAGAGTGTCCTGTGTGCAAAGAAGACTACAGTGCCGGAGAACGTGTACGACAGCtgccatgcaatcatttgtttCACAATGACTGTATAGTGCCATGGCTGGAACAG CATGATACGTGCCCCGTGTGCAGGAAGAGTCTTAACGGGCAGAACACAGCCACAAACCCACCGGCTATATCAGGGATGAACTTTTCTTCCTCACCTGGCAACGAGAATGCCAGTAGCAACTCATAG
- the LOC133618939 gene encoding E3 ubiquitin-protein ligase RNF126-like isoform X1 — protein sequence MAEASSPSCRFFCHRCSTEISPLLPDFTCPHCELGFIEALPDETRSGDSSPFASSRSGPTRASFELNVDHHQHLPTFPSGYSPFALGIFNENFGLRTWLLTEDNNRETEIRQEPEMASRQRYSPQSAQHGPHQEGVPSLEGILQQLVTAMSNIGIAPTAMPNIGIAPTAMPNIGIASTAMPNIGIASTAMPNIGMAPWGMLHSNPMDYAWGANGLDAIVTQLLNQFENTGPPPADGERIKRLPTISVTEEHVGAGLECPVCKEDYSAGERVRQLPCNHLFHNDCIVPWLEQHDTCPVCRKSLNGQNTATNPPAISGMNFSSSPGNENASSNS from the exons atggCGGAAGCTTCCTCACCGTCCTGCCGGTTTTTCTGCCACCGGTGTTCAACAGAGATCAGCCCGCTTTTACCG GACTTCACATGTCCGCACTGTGAGTTAGGATTCATTGAGGCATTGCCAGATGAAACGAG AAGTGGAGATAGCTCCCCATTTGCATCGTCCAGAAGCGGTCCGACACGGGCCTCATTTGAG CTGAACGTGGATCACCACCAGCACTTGCCTACCTTTCCTTCTGGGTACAGTCCGTTTGCTCTTGGGATTTTCAATGAGAACTTTGGACTAAGAACTTGGCTACTCACAGAAGATAATAACCGAGAGACAGAAATCCGCCAGGAACCAGAAATGGCGTCACGGCAACGATACAGCCCACAGTCTGCGCAACATGGTCCGCACCAAGAAGGAGTTCCCTCGTTGGAGGG AATTCTCCAGCAGCTAGTTACAGCCATGTCAAATATCGGAATAGCACCAACAGCCATGCCAAATATCGGAATAGCACCAACAGCTATGCCGAATATTGGAATAGCATCGACAGCCATGCCGAATATTGGAATAGCATCAACAGCCATGCCGAATATTGGAATGGCACCATG GGGTATGCTTCATTCTAACCCAATGGACTATGCCTGGGGTGCCAATGGACTGGATGCCATCGTAACGCAG CTGCTGAATCAGTTTGAAAACACGGGTCCTCCTCCTGCAGATGGAGAAAGGATAAAACGTTTGCCCACCATCTCCGTTACAGAGGAACACGTGG GCGCCGGTTTAGAGTGTCCTGTGTGCAAAGAAGACTACAGTGCCGGAGAACGTGTACGACAGCtgccatgcaatcatttgtttCACAATGACTGTATAGTGCCATGGCTGGAACAG CATGATACGTGCCCCGTGTGCAGGAAGAGTCTTAACGGGCAGAACACAGCCACAAACCCACCGGCTATATCAGGGATGAACTTTTCTTCCTCACCTGGCAACGAGAATGCCAGTAGCAACTCATAG